A genomic window from Flexistipes sp. includes:
- the hisC gene encoding histidinol-phosphate transaminase produces MTDFEKLAGENISSLIPYKPGKPLKELERELGISEAIKLASNENMMGVPEKAKQAVKEHLDEMNFYPLGDAFYLKKKLARMLSVSPERLIFGTGSNEIIELLIRTFTKEGESILSYFPSFSVYGIIAKAAGIECKWVPVKDDFYVDFDKIKEAMDESVRIVFLANPNNPTGTYISAEQLEDFIEYVDENTLIALDEAYVEYVDAPDFPNTFKLLEKYPNLISMRTFSKAYGLAGFRIGYAIGHEKCIDMLNRVRQPFNVNMVAQIAAEAALDDKDFLRSSIKNNREGKRYLYKEFERLGLKYIETQSNFILVNVGDGEEVFNKLLTEGVIVRFLGQALKEYVRVTIGTPEQNKIFIDKLSKVLEG; encoded by the coding sequence ATGACGGACTTTGAGAAATTAGCAGGTGAAAACATATCAAGCTTGATTCCTTATAAACCGGGCAAGCCGCTTAAAGAACTTGAGAGGGAGCTCGGAATTTCAGAAGCCATAAAACTTGCATCAAATGAAAATATGATGGGTGTGCCTGAGAAGGCTAAGCAAGCTGTGAAAGAGCACCTTGATGAAATGAATTTTTATCCTCTTGGCGATGCTTTCTATCTTAAGAAAAAACTGGCACGAATGCTGAGTGTTTCGCCGGAGCGTCTTATTTTCGGCACAGGCTCCAACGAAATTATAGAACTGCTTATCAGGACGTTTACCAAAGAGGGCGAATCTATATTGTCCTATTTTCCCAGTTTTTCTGTGTACGGAATTATCGCCAAAGCTGCCGGTATAGAATGCAAATGGGTACCGGTAAAAGACGATTTTTATGTGGATTTTGATAAAATCAAGGAAGCTATGGATGAATCTGTGAGAATTGTTTTTCTGGCCAATCCTAATAACCCGACAGGTACTTATATCTCAGCTGAGCAGCTGGAGGATTTTATCGAATATGTGGACGAGAATACACTCATAGCTCTTGACGAAGCTTACGTGGAATACGTGGATGCACCGGATTTTCCCAATACATTTAAACTGCTTGAAAAATATCCCAATCTGATTTCGATGCGTACATTCTCCAAAGCTTACGGACTGGCGGGATTTAGAATAGGCTATGCAATCGGTCACGAAAAATGTATTGATATGCTCAACAGGGTGAGACAGCCGTTCAATGTCAATATGGTAGCCCAAATCGCTGCAGAAGCTGCTCTGGATGATAAAGATTTCCTCAGAAGCTCTATAAAAAATAACCGTGAAGGTAAAAGATACCTTTACAAAGAATTTGAGCGGCTGGGTCTGAAGTATATTGAAACACAGTCAAATTTTATTCTGGTTAATGTAGGAGATGGTGAAGAGGTTTTTAATAAACTGCTTACCGAAGGTGTTATTGTGCGTTTTCTCGGACAGGCTCTAAAGGAATATGTCCGGGTCACCATAGGAACACCGGAGCAGAATAAAATCTTTATAGATAAGCTGAGTAAGGTCCTGGAGGGATAA
- the pheA gene encoding prephenate dehydratase — MKRLDELRKNIDAIDDEILHLLNKRAEYVIEVGKIKQKSNRPLYVPSREKAIYDRLVKKNPGPFPPNALRSVFREIISASLSLEEVQKISYLGPEGTFTHLAGIKHFGLSSKMISARSIPEVFEDVEKKRADYGVIPIENSLEGVVNHTLDMFMDSDLNICGEIFIEVNHNLMNKSGVFEDIKRIYSHPHAIAQCRNWLNNNVPHIQVFEVESTAKAAEMAAKDSSAAAIGSEMAEIVYSLKVVHRGIEDFANNFTRFLIIGDVKPEKTGNDKTSLVFSVTHEAGSLYSALKAFADSDINMTKIESRPSKLKTWEYVFYVDIDGHISDPMIKKAIDSFAWNVSFFKILGSYPKGEK; from the coding sequence ATGAAAAGACTAGATGAGCTAAGAAAAAATATTGATGCAATAGATGATGAAATACTGCATCTGCTGAACAAACGTGCGGAATATGTGATAGAAGTGGGTAAGATTAAGCAGAAGTCAAACAGGCCGCTTTATGTCCCGTCCCGTGAAAAGGCAATATATGACAGACTTGTTAAAAAAAATCCGGGGCCTTTTCCCCCAAATGCTTTGAGAAGCGTTTTCAGGGAAATCATCTCGGCTTCACTTTCTCTGGAAGAGGTTCAGAAAATTTCCTATCTGGGCCCTGAAGGAACATTTACGCATCTGGCAGGGATTAAACATTTCGGACTTTCTTCCAAAATGATTTCGGCAAGAAGCATCCCGGAGGTTTTTGAGGATGTGGAGAAAAAAAGAGCGGATTACGGGGTTATACCCATTGAAAATTCACTGGAAGGTGTCGTGAATCATACCCTCGATATGTTCATGGATTCAGATTTGAATATATGCGGAGAAATCTTTATAGAGGTTAATCACAATCTTATGAATAAATCCGGGGTTTTCGAAGATATCAAGCGTATTTATTCCCACCCCCACGCTATTGCCCAATGCCGCAACTGGCTTAACAATAATGTCCCCCATATTCAGGTTTTTGAGGTGGAATCCACTGCAAAGGCGGCGGAGATGGCTGCAAAAGACTCTTCCGCAGCTGCAATCGGCTCTGAAATGGCTGAAATTGTATATTCTTTAAAGGTTGTGCATAGAGGAATAGAGGATTTTGCTAACAATTTTACCCGCTTTCTGATTATCGGCGATGTCAAGCCCGAAAAAACCGGCAATGACAAAACTTCCCTTGTCTTTTCAGTTACACATGAAGCGGGCTCACTTTATTCGGCTCTGAAGGCTTTTGCCGACTCTGATATCAATATGACGAAAATCGAATCCAGACCTTCAAAACTTAAAACGTGGGAATATGTTTTTTATGTGGATATAGATGGACATATAAGTGATCCGATGATAAAGAAGGCGATTGACAGTTTTGCCTGGAATGTATCTTTCTTTAAAATTCTGGGATCTTATCCGAAGGGGGAAAAATGA
- a CDS encoding GerMN domain-containing protein produces MSRFGKITIIISFIALVFLSVTYFYISGLEKVYFIDDETFNPAPKSLFINPVSSEENRIIKALNHLKSPRQFKGYSTEVPSSVVFNSVSFDNNICYIDITFDKNSGESSSYHEDRMLLSIFKTIKHFRPETEKFKLNVKGGTSNFKHISTKYYMKIKDNNISITNR; encoded by the coding sequence ATGAGCAGGTTTGGAAAAATTACAATTATTATCTCTTTTATAGCACTTGTTTTTTTATCTGTAACATATTTCTATATAAGCGGACTGGAAAAGGTATACTTTATCGACGATGAAACTTTTAATCCGGCTCCAAAATCTCTTTTTATCAATCCCGTAAGCAGTGAAGAAAACCGTATTATTAAAGCTCTCAACCACCTGAAGTCTCCCCGGCAGTTTAAGGGCTATTCTACGGAAGTCCCGTCATCTGTGGTATTCAATTCTGTAAGTTTCGATAACAATATCTGCTATATAGATATTACTTTTGATAAAAATTCAGGCGAAAGCAGCAGCTACCACGAAGACAGAATGCTTTTAAGCATTTTTAAAACAATAAAACATTTCAGGCCGGAAACCGAAAAATTTAAACTTAACGTCAAAGGCGGCACAAGCAACTTTAAACATATAAGTACTAAATATTATATGAAAATAAAGGATAACAATATCTCAATCACAAACAGATAA
- the wrbA gene encoding NAD(P)H:quinone oxidoreductase, translating to MTTVYVVFYSLYGHVYRMAEEVVKGVKEVENVDVKLFQVPELMSKEQIEAAGAKEAKESFAHVPVIEPDMLAEADGIIFGTPTRYGNMASQMKNFLDQTGGLWMNGALVGKVGSVFASTATQHGGQETTLTSFHTVLFHHGMIVAGVPYSCGELMNMDEITGGAPYGATTLANTDGSRQPTANELAIARFQGKHVAGITKKLHS from the coding sequence ATGACTACTGTTTATGTTGTTTTTTACAGTTTATACGGACATGTTTACAGGATGGCAGAAGAAGTTGTAAAAGGCGTAAAAGAAGTGGAAAATGTCGATGTGAAACTTTTCCAGGTTCCGGAACTGATGAGCAAAGAGCAGATTGAGGCAGCAGGTGCAAAAGAAGCCAAAGAATCTTTTGCTCATGTCCCTGTTATTGAGCCGGATATGCTTGCTGAAGCTGACGGTATAATTTTTGGTACACCCACCAGATATGGAAATATGGCTTCTCAAATGAAAAATTTTCTCGACCAGACCGGCGGCCTTTGGATGAATGGGGCACTTGTTGGAAAGGTGGGAAGTGTCTTTGCATCAACTGCTACCCAGCATGGCGGACAGGAGACAACGTTGACCAGCTTTCATACAGTTCTTTTTCACCACGGAATGATAGTTGCGGGTGTTCCTTACTCTTGTGGAGAACTGATGAATATGGACGAAATCACAGGCGGTGCACCCTACGGGGCCACAACCCTTGCAAATACTGACGGTTCAAGGCAGCCTACGGCAAATGAGCTTGCCATTGCCCGTTTTCAGGGTAAACATGTGGCGGGAATTACAAAAAAGCTGCATTCTTAA
- the rbr gene encoding rubrerythrin, whose product MAKSLKGTKTLENLMKAFAGESQARNRYTYFAGIAKKEGYRQIEAIFLETAENEKEHAKRFYKHVTDNLGLEEPIPVEITADYPASLGNTYQNLKAAAAGENEEHSDLYPTFAKVADEEGFPEIAHQFRKIAEVEVAHEKRYLKLAENVDNGKVFKKDSKTLWKCRNCGYIHEGDEAPETCPACAHPIEHFELLAENY is encoded by the coding sequence ATGGCTAAGAGTCTTAAAGGCACAAAAACTCTGGAAAACTTGATGAAAGCCTTCGCAGGAGAATCCCAGGCAAGGAACCGTTACACTTATTTTGCAGGCATTGCAAAAAAAGAAGGTTACAGACAGATTGAGGCAATCTTCCTGGAAACAGCGGAAAATGAAAAGGAACATGCAAAAAGGTTTTACAAGCATGTTACGGACAATCTTGGATTGGAAGAGCCCATCCCTGTTGAGATAACTGCAGATTATCCTGCCTCACTGGGTAACACATACCAAAACCTGAAAGCTGCTGCAGCAGGTGAAAATGAAGAACATTCGGATCTTTATCCGACATTTGCCAAAGTGGCAGATGAGGAAGGATTTCCTGAAATTGCCCATCAGTTCAGAAAAATTGCAGAAGTTGAAGTGGCTCATGAAAAAAGATATCTTAAACTGGCTGAGAATGTAGACAACGGAAAAGTATTTAAAAAAGACAGCAAAACGCTGTGGAAATGCAGAAACTGCGGTTATATTCATGAAGGAGATGAAGCTCCTGAAACTTGCCCCGCCTGCGCTCATCCTATAGAACACTTTGAACTGCTTGCTGAAAACTATTAA
- a CDS encoding peptidylprolyl isomerase: protein MKFFKLSGIVMLIAAFALTAFAKDVKDEKVAAVVEGKKIYMSEVNNVLESVMARQGMHSSQIDLNSPKMQQVKKSIVENLVNRELLMLASLKNKPEDLEKKVEEEYNRVKSRFKNDKDFENALEKNQMDSAQLKEQLRKNVLLDSYVKNIESGIKISDKEAKKYYENNKDKFKQPEKAKVSHIILRTGEKAKYEKPEKKINEIYKEIKNGKSFEEMAKKYSEDGSAKKGGNLGYIQKGRTVPSFEKVAFDTKVGNISEPFKTKFGYHILKVTDKQEAGQKTFDEMKSSIKEVLKNQKMKEKLNAKLKELRSKYDVKINL from the coding sequence ATGAAATTTTTTAAATTATCAGGAATAGTTATGCTGATAGCTGCTTTTGCGTTAACTGCTTTTGCAAAAGATGTGAAAGATGAGAAAGTGGCGGCGGTTGTGGAAGGAAAAAAGATTTATATGAGCGAAGTGAACAATGTACTGGAAAGTGTTATGGCAAGGCAGGGAATGCATTCTTCTCAAATAGATTTGAATTCGCCCAAGATGCAGCAGGTTAAAAAGTCCATTGTTGAAAATCTGGTTAACAGAGAATTGCTGATGCTGGCTTCTCTGAAAAACAAACCTGAGGATCTGGAGAAAAAAGTTGAAGAAGAGTACAATCGCGTTAAATCCCGCTTTAAAAATGATAAAGACTTTGAAAATGCGCTGGAAAAGAACCAAATGGATTCAGCTCAACTGAAAGAACAGCTTAGAAAAAATGTCCTTCTGGATTCGTATGTTAAGAACATTGAATCCGGCATAAAAATAAGTGACAAGGAAGCCAAAAAATATTATGAAAATAATAAAGACAAGTTTAAACAGCCTGAAAAAGCCAAAGTTTCACACATCATTTTGAGAACAGGCGAAAAAGCAAAATACGAAAAGCCTGAAAAAAAGATAAACGAAATTTATAAAGAAATTAAAAACGGCAAATCTTTTGAGGAAATGGCTAAAAAATATTCGGAAGACGGCAGTGCCAAGAAAGGCGGAAACTTGGGATATATTCAGAAAGGCAGAACTGTTCCCTCATTTGAAAAAGTGGCTTTTGATACGAAAGTAGGGAATATCAGCGAGCCATTTAAAACGAAATTCGGCTATCACATTCTTAAAGTAACGGATAAGCAGGAAGCCGGACAAAAAACTTTTGATGAAATGAAGAGCAGCATTAAAGAAGTGCTGAAAAATCAAAAAATGAAAGAAAAGTTAAATGCAAAACTCAAAGAGCTCAGAAGCAAATATGATGTGAAGATAAACTTATAA
- the phoU gene encoding phosphate signaling complex protein PhoU, giving the protein MRKIDMEYLELKKMLAKMSQLSTSMIEDSISSLVERNSELAEDIIKRDDDVDAYDTEIDEFCLKALALYEPKAVDLRFITTALRIIVDLERIGDHCVEISKEVIRLNKIPPVKPYIDLPKMAESASSMVKNSVTAYFEKDIKLAINVIKKDDYIDDLHGQILRELITYIAEDIRKTKGAISLMFITRSLERIADHATNIAEMVYFMVTGKIIKHTIFDDKDIEKLLEEENE; this is encoded by the coding sequence ATGAGAAAGATAGATATGGAATACTTGGAACTTAAAAAGATGCTTGCAAAAATGAGTCAGCTTTCCACATCAATGATAGAGGACTCAATTTCATCCCTCGTTGAAAGAAACTCCGAGCTAGCTGAAGATATTATCAAAAGAGACGATGACGTGGATGCTTATGATACGGAAATTGACGAGTTCTGTCTTAAAGCTCTGGCTTTGTATGAGCCAAAAGCTGTCGACCTTCGCTTTATAACAACTGCTCTCAGAATAATTGTCGATTTGGAAAGGATAGGCGATCACTGTGTGGAAATTTCAAAAGAAGTAATTCGTCTTAATAAAATCCCACCTGTAAAGCCCTACATCGATCTTCCAAAAATGGCAGAATCTGCATCTTCAATGGTTAAGAATTCTGTAACAGCTTACTTTGAGAAGGATATCAAACTTGCCATTAACGTTATCAAAAAAGATGACTATATAGACGACCTTCACGGACAGATATTAAGGGAGTTGATAACATATATTGCCGAAGATATAAGAAAAACCAAGGGAGCCATCTCTTTGATGTTCATCACCAGAAGTCTCGAAAGAATTGCTGACCATGCAACAAACATTGCAGAAATGGTTTACTTCATGGTTACCGGAAAAATTATAAAACACACTATCTTTGACGATAAGGATATTGAGAAACTTTTAGAGGAGGAAAATGAGTAA
- a CDS encoding response regulator — MSNILLIEDEHSLREIITFNLKKAGHEVVDTDNANDALIIIEDFIPEIILLDIMLPGLKGGQFLNLIRSNPKYHDIPVIIISAKSSEDDIVRLLEAGADDYLTKPFSIKVLLAKIRVMLKRSPAMTDKKVIEYNNILVDQNNYRVYCNNSEITLTHKEFELLTLFLKHPRRVFTRNQLLSTVWGYESDVFTRTVDSHISSLRKKLGEKGDLIKSIPKIGYKVE, encoded by the coding sequence ATGAGTAACATACTGCTCATAGAGGACGAACATTCTCTAAGAGAAATAATTACATTTAATCTTAAAAAAGCCGGTCATGAAGTTGTTGATACTGATAACGCCAATGACGCATTGATTATTATTGAAGATTTTATCCCTGAAATAATCCTGCTGGATATAATGCTGCCCGGCCTTAAAGGCGGACAGTTTCTCAATCTAATACGCTCCAATCCCAAATATCACGATATTCCCGTAATTATAATTTCCGCCAAAAGCAGTGAAGACGATATTGTGCGTCTGCTGGAAGCCGGGGCTGACGATTATCTGACAAAGCCGTTCAGTATAAAAGTACTGCTTGCAAAAATAAGGGTAATGTTGAAACGCTCACCGGCAATGACAGATAAAAAAGTTATTGAATATAATAATATTTTGGTCGACCAAAACAATTACAGGGTATACTGTAACAATTCCGAAATAACATTGACACATAAGGAATTTGAACTGTTAACACTTTTTCTTAAACATCCCCGAAGGGTTTTTACAAGAAACCAGCTGCTAAGCACGGTGTGGGGCTACGAATCGGATGTTTTTACAAGAACAGTGGACTCCCATATTTCTTCACTGAGAAAGAAACTGGGGGAAAAGGGAGATTTAATTAAATCTATTCCAAAAATTGGTTATAAGGTCGAATAG
- a CDS encoding sensor histidine kinase produces the protein MKTFIRFFLLISIPIFIAVIVGFTIIQKNVISETKQQLVKDTKQKWLIVKDDFASVSGKNYLIYSKYAEISDKTNLRFTLIDKNGKVILESTVAYEKIDQLDNHADRPEIKEALKTGSGTVIRYSKTLNEKLFYYAGKLTNSNVLRIAYPLSYIKMLEESITMQMTAVFTVLLVTIVIIVALLAQKLSLPIQRLNYIAENVEKGKTNIHFPKFRDPQMAKIAALIYKIFHVMLNKQNTLKAEQEKLEHIFSIMDEGILLTDTNNRVIHINESFKTLFDTDVKKDDNLLESLNDAELIDFFDEILQNDTVNRAQFPFRERIFEVYVNTMNDQKLTVLHDVTDRIKYQLFKAELTGNISHELKTPISMIMNYAETLMLNDDLDDQTRKKFLQTIYSSTNRLNELINDIVELHKLESLGENFEISEPVDLSELKENMQMLYANVENKDISFHFDSTKVNFFNEHLQSVITNLVDNAIKYSDGKRIGVTVHKKNGQLHITVDDEGPKIAEGDKKRIFERFYTCSKSRNKEKSGTGLGLSIVKHIVELYEGVIKLKTNEWGGNSFHIIIQEKSTESKN, from the coding sequence ATGAAAACATTTATCAGATTTTTTCTGCTTATAAGCATACCGATATTTATTGCAGTGATAGTGGGATTTACGATAATCCAAAAGAATGTTATCAGCGAAACAAAACAGCAGCTTGTCAAGGACACAAAACAAAAATGGCTTATCGTAAAAGATGATTTCGCCTCAGTTTCCGGGAAAAATTATTTAATCTACAGCAAATACGCGGAAATCAGCGATAAGACAAACCTTAGATTCACACTAATAGATAAAAACGGTAAAGTTATTCTAGAGTCAACGGTTGCATATGAAAAAATAGACCAGCTTGATAATCATGCTGACAGACCGGAAATAAAAGAAGCATTAAAGACAGGAAGCGGAACCGTAATTCGATACAGCAAAACGCTTAATGAAAAACTCTTTTATTACGCCGGGAAGCTCACTAACAGCAATGTTTTACGGATTGCCTACCCTCTCTCTTATATTAAAATGCTCGAAGAAAGCATTACGATGCAGATGACTGCCGTTTTTACTGTCCTGTTGGTAACGATTGTCATTATTGTGGCACTTCTAGCCCAAAAATTATCCCTTCCCATCCAGAGACTGAATTATATTGCAGAAAATGTTGAAAAAGGGAAAACAAACATTCACTTTCCGAAATTCAGAGATCCTCAAATGGCAAAAATCGCTGCTCTTATATATAAAATATTTCATGTAATGCTCAATAAACAAAACACACTCAAAGCGGAACAGGAAAAACTTGAACACATTTTCTCCATTATGGATGAAGGGATACTTCTGACAGACACCAACAATAGAGTAATACATATTAATGAAAGCTTTAAGACACTTTTTGACACAGATGTGAAAAAGGATGACAATCTGCTGGAATCTCTTAACGATGCCGAGTTAATAGACTTTTTCGATGAAATACTTCAAAATGATACGGTAAATAGGGCTCAGTTCCCTTTCCGGGAGCGTATTTTTGAAGTTTATGTTAATACGATGAATGACCAGAAGCTAACCGTATTACATGATGTGACCGACCGAATCAAATACCAGCTTTTTAAAGCGGAGCTTACCGGAAACATATCCCATGAGCTTAAAACCCCTATATCAATGATTATGAATTATGCGGAAACACTTATGCTAAATGATGATCTTGATGATCAAACCAGAAAAAAATTCCTCCAAACAATTTACTCTTCCACCAACAGGTTAAATGAACTGATCAACGACATCGTGGAGCTTCATAAGCTTGAATCCTTAGGTGAAAACTTTGAAATTTCAGAACCGGTGGATTTGTCCGAGCTTAAAGAAAACATGCAGATGCTTTATGCAAATGTTGAAAACAAAGATATATCTTTTCATTTTGATAGTACAAAGGTGAACTTCTTCAATGAGCACCTGCAAAGTGTCATCACCAATCTCGTTGACAATGCAATCAAATACAGTGACGGTAAAAGAATCGGGGTAACTGTTCATAAAAAGAACGGTCAGCTGCATATAACGGTTGACGACGAGGGACCGAAAATCGCTGAAGGAGATAAAAAGCGGATTTTTGAAAGATTTTACACCTGTTCTAAATCCAGAAACAAGGAAAAATCAGGAACAGGGCTCGGGCTCTCGATAGTCAAACATATTGTTGAACTGTATGAAGGTGTTATAAAGCTGAAAACAAACGAATGGGGCGGAAACTCATTTCATATAATAATACAGGAAAAAAGTACCGAAAGTAAAAACTAG
- a CDS encoding 2-dehydropantoate 2-reductase, with translation MAESRSDKKIAVLGAGAVGSFYGGMLAKSGFDVTLIARGKHLEALQSKGLRIESYRYGNLDLQVKADSKLKGVYDVIIVSTKSEDTAAACENIGNHLNKNGFVVSLQNGVDNTKTISQFLPVEKIIPSRIYVGLSVTAPGVVKHSAEGILGFGAADKTDKSYVDAFERILSETELEYKVEEDILQAQWKKLLWNLAFNPLSALLESTCGKLSHDEEINDLMHKIVEEGVRAARYRGVDVPESYAVSIPDRIKGLENFKTSMLQDIEKGKNPEIDGIILPVTTTLNEHGQNAPYCETIYKSLKFKYGKKFIYTPKLTVDMIVENEAGEILLIKRKNPPHGWALPGGFVDYGEKAEDAAVRELAEETGISVSVNNINLLGVYSDPSRDPRGHTASVVYYVKANAIAEAADDAKEASFFAKNNIPEDIAFDHRKILDDYFGKFSVRREM, from the coding sequence ATGGCAGAATCTCGTTCAGATAAAAAGATAGCTGTACTGGGAGCCGGTGCTGTCGGAAGTTTTTACGGCGGTATGCTTGCAAAAAGCGGTTTCGATGTTACGCTTATTGCACGCGGGAAACATCTGGAAGCTCTGCAGTCAAAAGGTCTTAGAATTGAAAGCTATAGATACGGGAATCTTGATCTGCAGGTCAAAGCTGACAGTAAGCTTAAGGGTGTTTACGATGTCATTATAGTTTCCACTAAATCCGAAGATACAGCTGCTGCGTGTGAAAATATCGGCAATCATCTGAATAAAAACGGTTTTGTTGTTTCTCTGCAGAACGGTGTTGATAATACAAAAACAATCTCGCAGTTTTTGCCTGTTGAAAAAATTATTCCATCAAGGATTTATGTTGGTTTAAGTGTCACTGCTCCGGGTGTTGTCAAACATTCTGCAGAGGGTATTCTCGGTTTCGGGGCGGCGGATAAAACGGATAAATCTTATGTTGATGCTTTTGAGAGGATATTGTCCGAAACAGAGCTTGAGTATAAAGTGGAAGAGGACATACTTCAGGCACAGTGGAAAAAACTTTTATGGAATCTGGCATTTAACCCCCTTTCTGCACTTCTGGAAAGCACCTGCGGCAAACTTTCACACGATGAAGAGATCAATGACTTAATGCATAAAATTGTTGAAGAGGGCGTAAGGGCTGCCCGTTACAGGGGTGTTGACGTACCTGAATCATATGCCGTTAGTATACCGGATAGAATAAAAGGGCTGGAAAATTTTAAAACCAGTATGCTGCAGGATATAGAAAAGGGAAAAAACCCCGAAATAGACGGAATAATTCTCCCTGTAACTACAACATTGAACGAGCACGGACAAAATGCTCCATATTGTGAAACAATTTACAAATCTTTGAAATTCAAATACGGAAAAAAGTTTATTTATACACCTAAACTGACAGTGGATATGATAGTTGAAAATGAAGCGGGTGAAATATTGCTTATAAAAAGGAAAAATCCTCCGCACGGATGGGCTTTGCCGGGCGGATTTGTGGATTACGGTGAAAAAGCGGAAGATGCTGCTGTGAGAGAGCTTGCTGAGGAGACGGGCATATCAGTTTCGGTAAACAATATTAATTTGCTTGGGGTTTATTCCGATCCTTCAAGGGATCCCCGCGGTCATACAGCCAGCGTCGTATATTATGTGAAGGCAAATGCTATAGCTGAAGCTGCTGATGACGCTAAAGAAGCCTCGTTTTTTGCTAAAAATAATATCCCTGAAGATATAGCTTTTGATCATAGGAAGATACTTGATGACTATTTTGGCAAGTTTAGCGTAAGGCGTGAGATGTAA